In Thauera sp. JM12B12, one DNA window encodes the following:
- a CDS encoding CHASE3 domain-containing protein, protein MDSMPEPLPLPPAPSRLPRPRAGLLIAVLLLSFVLGLAWLVAGQWQTESSRAALEDLRARSVRLHHLDTLLLQMLDAESSVRGYLLTRNPVYLRPYQEGQAGLEATLGALRADAWTDEGQRETVDHLALLIDMRWSLLTQAIERGVPPTAVQPDGGTGKQVTDDIRARILTLRAATQAEIDATQDGAFARFADARTMNRVLGASVLALLLVLVVVLYRQDRLRERMAQLLHSENERLHTEVAHRTQELSSLASYLTNAREAEKARLARELHDELGALLTAAKLDAGWIVRTLPADSLAPLRGRFDRLLDTLNQGIALKRKVVADLRPPLLSELGLVEALRALPDSGDIGEHGGALEIDLPESLPELPPPTALALYRIAQEALTNVRRYAQATRVRLRLRIEGDELELTVEDNGVGFDPAARGDDRHGLAGMAHRVQMLAGRLDIDSAPGQGTRITARVPFARMH, encoded by the coding sequence ATGGATTCGATGCCGGAGCCCCTGCCCTTGCCCCCTGCGCCCTCCCGCCTGCCGCGCCCACGCGCGGGCCTGCTGATCGCCGTGCTGCTGCTGAGCTTCGTGCTCGGGCTGGCGTGGCTGGTCGCGGGCCAGTGGCAAACCGAGTCGAGCCGCGCCGCACTCGAGGACTTGCGCGCGCGCTCGGTTCGGCTCCATCACCTCGACACCCTGCTGCTGCAGATGCTCGACGCCGAGTCGAGCGTGCGCGGCTACCTGCTCACCCGCAACCCGGTGTATCTCAGGCCCTACCAGGAGGGCCAGGCCGGGCTCGAAGCCACGCTGGGCGCGCTGCGCGCAGACGCGTGGACGGACGAAGGCCAGCGCGAGACCGTCGACCATCTGGCGCTGCTGATCGACATGCGCTGGAGCCTGCTCACCCAGGCGATCGAGCGCGGCGTGCCACCCACGGCCGTCCAGCCCGACGGCGGCACCGGCAAGCAGGTCACCGACGACATCCGCGCCCGCATCCTGACGCTGCGCGCCGCCACCCAGGCCGAGATCGACGCCACCCAGGACGGCGCCTTCGCACGCTTTGCCGACGCGCGCACGATGAACCGCGTGCTCGGCGCCAGCGTGCTGGCGCTGCTGCTGGTGCTGGTCGTGGTGCTGTACCGTCAGGACCGCCTGCGCGAACGCATGGCGCAACTGCTGCACTCGGAGAACGAGCGCCTGCACACCGAGGTCGCCCACCGCACGCAGGAACTCAGCAGCCTCGCCAGCTACCTGACCAACGCCCGCGAAGCCGAGAAGGCACGCCTGGCGCGCGAGCTGCACGACGAGCTCGGTGCCCTGCTCACGGCCGCCAAGCTAGACGCCGGCTGGATCGTGCGCACGCTGCCGGCCGACAGCCTGGCGCCGCTGCGCGGCCGCTTCGACCGCCTGCTCGACACACTGAACCAGGGCATCGCGCTCAAGCGCAAGGTGGTGGCCGACCTGCGCCCGCCCCTGCTGTCCGAGCTCGGTCTGGTCGAGGCGCTGCGCGCGCTGCCCGACAGCGGCGACATCGGCGAGCACGGCGGCGCGCTCGAGATCGACCTGCCCGAGTCCCTGCCCGAGCTGCCGCCTCCGACCGCACTCGCGCTCTACCGCATCGCGCAGGAGGCGCTGACCAACGTGCGCCGCTATGCGCAGGCGACGCGCGTGCGCCTGCGCCTGCGCATCGAGGGCGACGAGCTGGAACTGACGGTGGAGGACAACGGCGTCGGCTTCGACCCGGCCGCGCGCGGCGACGACCGCCACGGCCTCGCCGGCATGGCGCACCGGGTGCAGATGCTCGCCGGCCGTCTGGACATCGACAGCGCGCCGGGCCAGGGGACGCGCATCACCGCGCGCGTACCGTTCGCGCGCATGCACTGA
- a CDS encoding SMC family ATPase encodes MKPLKLTLQAFGPFAGCEGVDFTLLPSGCLFLIAGPTGAGKTSILDGITYALYGDTSGGERSAREMRSHHADASVQTEVEFEFALGERRYRVKRIPEQERAALRGDKLVKVLAKAELYRLEADDETWMPLAHKTTEVTALVEELLGFKAEQFRQVVLLPQGQFRKLLAASSAEREKILETLFGTATYKRLQDALKAEAAALRERGEQAALQRRTLLEQAGADTIEALVARRDALQAELATLADAEQQARTEDAAARAALQQGQAVEAQFAEAAAASVALEALEAGRTELDAQRLRLEQARRALQVVPADSALAAARRGAEEAREREARIANEAAEAARRLSAAETALQTEVARAPEREAAQRELLRLEALAETVTRLAQADTEAQRCEAARIAADKALATTTAQQQTLANRRSELAARIEVIQPLAADVPALALRLQQAEQRAQALAALAAARAQLAQREASEAKARQACDGAQRAATEARAAFTALDTRWRQAQAAILARHLHEGAPCPVCGSAEHPAPARHEGELPTEQALQDAADAARAAEAALDGARQALNAAELARAKAAAEVDTRAGALQPADTPVVAADELAELRRQLDAARAAAAALAPLREQVIALDAELARAATACEQARAQSVEAASAARSAQHVADERRAGVPEALRTPAALQAALAGAQATRERLDRALQQAHSAHGEAASRAAGLRAQHATLGEAVQAAGARVDEALAQFGIALQAAGFWSAGVDAGIGSEAFEEGDAAAVSLSSFAGKPAPTGGERADRELAQAEAAWRAALIPAERIAALEATIRDADHRRAAARERAERATLAIADLTRPDLAALDARTATARAAVEAVLARLAYARGALATLGETLARLDDIARQSGAIEAEYRVVGHLADIANGANGRNLTFQRYVLAALLDDVLRAASLRLAAMSRGRYELQRREDLADARRAGGLDLEVFDEYTGRTRPASTLSGGEGFMASLSLALGLSDVVQAYAGGVQLDTLFIDEGFGSLDPESLDMAMKALIDLQQRGRTVGVISHVEEMKQQIDVAIEVVQGVRGSRVRVRA; translated from the coding sequence ATGAAGCCGCTCAAGCTCACCCTGCAGGCCTTCGGGCCGTTTGCCGGCTGCGAAGGGGTGGATTTCACCCTGCTGCCGTCAGGCTGCCTGTTCCTCATCGCCGGCCCCACCGGCGCGGGCAAGACCTCCATCCTCGACGGCATCACCTACGCGCTCTATGGCGACACCTCGGGCGGCGAGCGCAGCGCGCGCGAGATGCGCAGCCACCATGCCGACGCCAGCGTGCAGACCGAGGTCGAATTCGAGTTCGCGCTCGGCGAGCGTCGCTACCGCGTCAAACGCATTCCCGAACAGGAGCGCGCCGCGCTGCGTGGCGACAAGCTGGTCAAGGTGCTCGCCAAGGCCGAGCTCTACCGGCTGGAAGCGGACGACGAGACGTGGATGCCGCTCGCGCACAAGACCACCGAGGTCACCGCGCTCGTCGAGGAACTGCTCGGCTTCAAGGCCGAACAGTTCCGCCAGGTCGTGCTGCTGCCGCAGGGCCAGTTTCGCAAGCTGCTGGCGGCGAGCTCGGCCGAGCGCGAGAAGATCCTCGAGACCCTGTTCGGCACCGCCACCTACAAGCGCCTGCAGGACGCGCTGAAGGCCGAGGCCGCCGCGCTGCGCGAACGTGGCGAGCAGGCCGCGCTGCAGCGCCGGACCCTGCTCGAGCAGGCGGGGGCGGACACGATCGAGGCGCTCGTCGCCCGCCGCGATGCGCTGCAGGCCGAACTGGCGACGCTGGCCGATGCCGAGCAGCAGGCGCGCACCGAGGACGCTGCCGCGCGCGCCGCGCTGCAGCAGGGGCAGGCGGTCGAGGCGCAGTTTGCCGAAGCGGCCGCGGCGAGTGTGGCGCTCGAAGCGCTCGAGGCCGGGAGGACCGAACTCGACGCCCAGCGCTTGCGCCTGGAGCAGGCCCGGCGCGCGCTACAGGTGGTGCCCGCCGACAGCGCGCTGGCCGCCGCGCGCCGTGGCGCCGAAGAGGCGCGCGAGCGCGAAGCGCGAATCGCGAACGAAGCTGCCGAAGCCGCTCGCCGCCTGAGCGCAGCGGAAACCGCGCTACAGACCGAAGTGGCGCGTGCGCCCGAGCGCGAGGCGGCGCAGCGCGAACTGCTGCGTCTGGAGGCGCTCGCCGAGACGGTGACGCGCCTCGCCCAGGCCGACACGGAGGCCCAGCGCTGCGAGGCCGCCCGCATCGCCGCCGACAAGGCGCTCGCCACCACCACCGCGCAGCAGCAGACGCTGGCCAACCGCCGCAGCGAGCTTGCGGCCCGCATCGAGGTGATTCAGCCCCTCGCCGCCGACGTCCCCGCTCTCGCGCTGCGCCTGCAGCAGGCCGAGCAGCGCGCCCAGGCGCTCGCCGCACTGGCCGCCGCGCGCGCGCAGCTCGCCCAGCGCGAGGCCAGCGAGGCCAAGGCGCGCCAGGCCTGCGATGGTGCGCAACGCGCCGCGACTGAAGCCCGCGCCGCCTTCACCGCGCTCGACACCCGCTGGCGCCAGGCCCAGGCTGCCATCCTCGCCCGCCACCTGCACGAGGGCGCGCCCTGCCCGGTGTGCGGCAGCGCCGAGCACCCCGCGCCCGCGCGCCACGAAGGCGAACTGCCCACCGAGCAGGCGCTGCAGGACGCGGCGGACGCTGCGCGCGCAGCCGAGGCGGCGCTCGATGGCGCGCGCCAGGCACTCAACGCCGCCGAGCTCGCGCGCGCCAAGGCCGCCGCCGAGGTCGACACCCGCGCGGGGGCGCTTCAACCGGCGGATACGCCGGTGGTCGCGGCAGACGAGCTCGCCGAGCTGCGCCGCCAGCTCGACGCCGCCCGCGCCGCCGCGGCGGCGCTCGCGCCGCTGCGCGAGCAGGTGATCGCGCTCGACGCCGAACTCGCCCGCGCCGCCACCGCTTGCGAGCAGGCGCGCGCGCAGTCCGTCGAGGCGGCGAGCGCGGCGCGCTCGGCGCAACACGTCGCCGACGAGCGGCGTGCCGGCGTGCCCGAAGCCTTGCGCACGCCCGCCGCGCTGCAGGCAGCGCTCGCTGGCGCGCAGGCGACGCGCGAGCGCCTCGATCGGGCCTTGCAGCAGGCGCACAGCGCCCACGGCGAAGCGGCCAGCCGCGCGGCGGGTCTGCGCGCGCAGCACGCCACGCTGGGCGAGGCCGTGCAGGCGGCCGGGGCGCGGGTCGACGAGGCGCTTGCGCAGTTCGGGATTGCATTGCAGGCAGCGGGCTTCTGGTCGGCGGGCGTTGATGCAGGTATCGGAAGTGAGGCCTTCGAGGAAGGCGATGCTGCGGCGGTGAGCCTGTCTTCGTTCGCGGGCAAGCCCGCGCCCACCGGGGGCGAGCGGGCCGATCGTGAGCTCGCGCAGGCCGAGGCGGCGTGGCGCGCGGCGCTGATCCCCGCCGAGCGCATCGCCGCGCTCGAAGCCACCATCCGCGACGCCGACCATCGCCGCGCCGCCGCCCGCGAACGCGCTGAGCGCGCCACGCTTGCCATCGCCGACCTCACCCGCCCCGACCTCGCCGCGCTCGACGCCCGCACCGCCACTGCCCGCGCCGCCGTCGAGGCCGTGCTGGCCCGCCTCGCCTACGCCCGCGGCGCGCTCGCCACGCTCGGCGAAACCCTCGCCCGCCTCGACGACATCGCCCGCCAATCCGGCGCCATCGAGGCCGAATACCGCGTCGTCGGCCATCTCGCCGACATCGCCAACGGCGCCAACGGCCGCAACCTCACCTTCCAGCGCTACGTGCTCGCCGCGCTGCTCGACGACGTGCTGCGCGCCGCCTCGCTGCGCCTGGCGGCGATGAGCCGCGGCCGCTACGAGCTCCAGCGCCGCGAGGATCTCGCCGATGCCCGCCGCGCCGGCGGTCTCGACCTCGAGGTCTTCGACGAATACACCGGCCGCACTCGCCCGGCGAGCACGCTGTCCGGCGGCGAAGGCTTCATGGCCTCGCTGTCGCTTGCGCTCGGGCTGTCCGACGTCGTCCAGGCCTACGCCGGCGGCGTGCAGCTCGACACCCTGTTCATTGACGAAGGCTTCGGCAGCCTCGACCCCGAGTCGCTCGACATGGCGATGAAGGCGCTCATCGACCTGCAGCAGCGCGGCCGCACCGTGGGCGTGATCTCGCACGTCGAGGAGATGAAGCAGCAGATCGACGTGGCGATCGAGGTGGTGCAGGGGGTGCGGGGGAGCCGGGTGAGGGTGCGGGCGTGA
- a CDS encoding CsgG/HfaB family protein, translating into MPRKSALRKVAAAVVLLGGVALMSGCATEQSRTLEVAKVASAGTTYNGPRSLIAVGKFDNRSSFMRGIFTDGVDRLGSQAKTILITHLQQTGRFNVLDRDNMPEIKQEAALAKSAQNIKGATFVITGDVTEFGRKETGDRQLFGILGRGKSQVAYAKVNLNVVNVETSEVVYSTQGAGEYSLDNREVIGFGGTASYDSTLNGKVLDLAMREAVNRLVEGIESGAWQPGR; encoded by the coding sequence ATGCCTCGCAAATCCGCCCTCCGTAAAGTCGCTGCCGCTGTCGTGCTGCTCGGCGGCGTCGCCCTCATGTCCGGCTGCGCCACCGAACAATCGCGCACGCTCGAAGTCGCCAAGGTCGCTTCTGCCGGTACCACGTACAACGGTCCGCGCAGCCTCATCGCGGTGGGCAAGTTCGACAACCGCTCGAGCTTCATGCGCGGCATCTTCACCGACGGCGTCGATCGCCTCGGCAGCCAGGCCAAGACCATCCTGATCACCCACCTGCAGCAGACCGGCCGCTTCAACGTGCTCGACCGCGACAACATGCCGGAGATCAAGCAGGAGGCGGCGCTCGCCAAGTCGGCGCAGAACATCAAGGGCGCCACCTTCGTCATCACCGGCGACGTCACCGAGTTCGGCCGCAAGGAAACCGGCGACCGCCAGCTGTTCGGCATCCTCGGCCGCGGCAAGTCGCAGGTCGCCTATGCCAAGGTCAATCTCAACGTGGTCAACGTCGAGACCTCGGAGGTCGTCTATTCGACCCAGGGCGCCGGCGAATACAGCCTCGACAACCGCGAGGTGATCGGCTTCGGCGGCACCGCGAGCTACGACTCCACGCTCAACGGCAAGGTGCTCGACCTCGCCATGCGCGAGGCGGTCAATCGCCTGGTCGAGGGCATCGAGTCCGGCGCCTGGCAGCCGGGTCGCTGA
- a CDS encoding exonuclease SbcCD subunit D translates to MRFLHSADWHLGRVYHGVSLLEDQAHVLQQFVRIAADTRPDAILLAGDIYDRSVPPADAVRLLGLVLEQLVLELKIPVVLIAGNHDGPDRLAFGSGLLQRAGLVVRGPVEMDAAPLVLRDAHGEVEIHALPYAEPALVRSASGDESITDHHAALAAQTAAVRAARAPGRRAVVVAHAFVQGGAESESERPLSVGGTGAVGAEVFVGFDYVALGHLHRPQALGGEGAEPWRNARIQYAGSLLKYSFAEADHAKSANLVEMGAEGNCTVERIALVPRRDLRILEGELAALVAAAATDPARDDYLLARLTDQGALLDAMGKLRSAYPNALAIERPALIGDGPGRAAADHRRTRIQDLFASFHQETTGVALEPAAQAALDRVVDRLEQEARAA, encoded by the coding sequence ATGCGCTTCCTTCATTCCGCCGACTGGCATCTCGGCCGTGTCTATCACGGCGTCTCCCTGCTCGAAGACCAGGCCCACGTGCTGCAGCAGTTCGTGCGCATCGCCGCCGACACCCGGCCCGACGCCATCCTGCTCGCCGGCGACATCTACGACCGCTCGGTGCCACCGGCCGACGCGGTGCGCCTGCTCGGCCTGGTGCTCGAGCAGCTGGTGCTGGAACTGAAGATCCCGGTGGTGTTGATCGCCGGCAACCATGACGGCCCCGACCGCCTCGCATTCGGCTCCGGGTTGCTGCAGCGTGCCGGGCTGGTGGTGCGCGGGCCGGTGGAGATGGACGCCGCGCCGCTGGTGCTGCGTGACGCGCACGGCGAGGTCGAGATCCACGCCCTGCCGTATGCCGAGCCGGCGCTGGTGCGCAGCGCCAGCGGGGACGAGTCGATCACCGATCATCACGCCGCGCTCGCCGCCCAGACCGCAGCGGTACGCGCCGCACGCGCGCCCGGCCGGCGTGCGGTGGTGGTCGCCCATGCCTTCGTGCAGGGCGGGGCGGAGAGCGAGTCCGAGCGCCCGCTGTCGGTCGGCGGAACGGGCGCGGTCGGCGCCGAGGTGTTCGTCGGTTTCGACTACGTGGCGCTTGGGCACCTGCACCGCCCGCAGGCGCTGGGGGGCGAGGGCGCCGAACCCTGGCGCAACGCGCGCATCCAGTACGCCGGCTCGCTGCTCAAGTACTCCTTCGCCGAGGCCGACCACGCCAAATCGGCGAACCTCGTCGAGATGGGCGCCGAGGGCAACTGCACGGTCGAGCGCATCGCGCTGGTGCCGCGCCGCGACCTGCGCATCCTCGAGGGCGAGCTCGCCGCGCTGGTGGCCGCCGCCGCCACCGACCCGGCGCGCGACGACTACCTGCTCGCCCGCCTCACCGACCAGGGCGCGCTGCTCGACGCCATGGGCAAGCTGCGCAGCGCGTATCCCAACGCGCTCGCGATCGAGCGCCCGGCGCTGATCGGCGACGGTCCGGGGCGCGCCGCCGCCGACCACCGCCGCACCCGCATCCAGGATCTCTTCGCCAGCTTTCATCAGGAGACCACCGGCGTGGCGCTGGAACCCGCCGCACAGGCCGCGCTCGATCGCGTCGTCGACCGCCTCGAACAGGAGGCGCGCGCCGCATGA
- a CDS encoding response regulator transcription factor: MLRIAIVDDHQIVRAGFRELLADELGLEIAFEAASGEAALEALRAQPVDVLLLDLSLPGQSGVDVLRAVRQRFDGVRVLMLSGFPEERYALAMIRNGADGYLCKDCSREELLQAIRTVAQGRRYVSARTAELLAEELGGGGGGAPHEKLSDRELQVFLRLARGESVSDIAEVLNLSVKTVSTYRTRLLEKLGVGSNAELATYALRHGLILE, from the coding sequence ATGCTGCGCATCGCCATCGTCGACGACCACCAGATCGTGCGCGCCGGCTTTCGCGAACTGCTGGCCGACGAGCTCGGCCTCGAGATCGCGTTCGAGGCGGCCTCGGGTGAGGCCGCGCTCGAAGCCCTGCGCGCGCAGCCGGTCGACGTGCTGCTGCTCGACCTGTCCCTGCCCGGCCAGAGCGGCGTCGACGTGCTGCGCGCGGTGCGCCAGCGTTTTGATGGCGTGCGCGTGCTGATGCTGTCCGGCTTTCCGGAAGAACGCTACGCGCTGGCGATGATCCGCAACGGCGCCGACGGCTACCTGTGCAAGGACTGCTCGCGCGAGGAACTGCTGCAGGCCATCCGCACCGTGGCGCAGGGCCGGCGCTACGTGTCGGCGCGCACCGCCGAGCTGCTCGCCGAGGAGCTCGGCGGCGGGGGCGGGGGCGCGCCGCACGAGAAGCTGTCCGACCGCGAGCTGCAGGTCTTCCTGCGCCTGGCGCGCGGCGAGTCGGTGTCGGACATCGCCGAGGTGCTGAACCTGAGCGTGAAGACCGTCAGCACCTACCGCACCCGCCTGCTGGAGAAGCTCGGCGTGGGCAGCAATGCCGAGCTGGCCACCTACGCGCTGCGCCACGGGCTGATCCTGGAGTAG
- a CDS encoding diguanylate cyclase, translating into MPDSSPATDETIQKDWSDIFDHAPERSRTAVRDIVETHKASMADSFYTRMMQDPEAQAFLDNETVHARLHASMQRWLSTLFSCETRAQFLTAMAMQRHVGEVHARIDVPVNIVARGARLLKNRIGSQLAQSTLSRDDLVEAVIYVDSLIDLAFEVMSSAFVASHERTARIDEAYRAFSTGQNMSLERERQRSALLDWENRYLQAMMTAAPGDSLPRVSQSSFGLWMQHKASAMFRGAPEMSTIRALMRSIDDSLLPLCTQQLDSDDLAETRRLMREIQSATGELKFLVESMFEHLVDLESGKDALTQLLNRRFLPAILARESEIARTEGTPFALLLIDVDHFKRINDEHGHQAGDRVLQQVAAILQNTVRSGDFVFRYGGEEFLVLLVEMDPQHAKRVAEKIRTRIASEALIIAGGPQLRLTVSIGAAMHDGHPDYQRLVNRADDAMYRAKQGGRNRCEFDLGDAPAGR; encoded by the coding sequence ATGCCAGATTCATCCCCTGCAACGGACGAGACGATCCAGAAGGATTGGTCCGATATTTTCGATCACGCGCCCGAACGGTCGCGGACGGCCGTGCGCGACATCGTCGAGACCCACAAGGCGTCGATGGCTGACAGCTTCTACACGCGGATGATGCAGGACCCCGAGGCGCAGGCCTTCCTCGACAACGAGACCGTCCACGCCCGTCTGCATGCCTCGATGCAGCGCTGGCTGAGCACGCTGTTCTCATGCGAGACGCGCGCGCAGTTCCTGACCGCGATGGCGATGCAGCGCCACGTCGGCGAGGTCCACGCGCGCATCGACGTGCCGGTGAACATCGTCGCGCGCGGCGCGCGCCTGCTGAAGAACCGCATCGGCAGTCAGCTCGCGCAGAGCACGCTGAGCCGCGACGATCTGGTCGAGGCAGTGATCTACGTCGACAGCCTGATCGACCTCGCCTTCGAGGTCATGAGCTCGGCCTTCGTCGCCTCGCACGAGCGCACGGCGCGCATCGACGAGGCCTATCGCGCCTTCTCGACCGGGCAGAACATGTCGCTCGAGCGCGAGCGCCAGCGCAGCGCACTGCTCGACTGGGAGAACCGCTACCTGCAGGCCATGATGACCGCCGCGCCCGGCGACAGCCTCCCGCGCGTGAGCCAGTCGTCCTTCGGCTTGTGGATGCAGCACAAGGCGTCGGCGATGTTCCGCGGCGCACCGGAGATGAGCACGATCCGCGCCCTGATGCGCAGCATCGACGACAGCCTGCTGCCGCTCTGTACCCAGCAGCTCGACAGCGACGACCTCGCCGAGACGCGGCGCCTGATGCGCGAGATCCAGTCGGCGACCGGCGAACTCAAGTTCCTCGTCGAGAGCATGTTCGAGCACCTGGTCGATCTCGAGTCGGGCAAGGATGCGCTGACGCAGCTGCTCAACCGGCGCTTCCTGCCTGCGATCCTGGCGCGCGAATCGGAGATCGCGCGCACGGAGGGCACGCCGTTCGCGCTGCTGCTGATCGACGTCGACCACTTCAAGCGCATCAACGACGAGCACGGCCATCAGGCCGGCGACCGCGTGCTGCAGCAGGTGGCGGCGATCCTGCAGAACACCGTGCGTTCGGGCGACTTCGTGTTCCGCTACGGCGGCGAGGAATTCCTCGTGCTGCTGGTGGAGATGGATCCGCAGCATGCGAAGCGCGTGGCCGAGAAGATCCGCACGCGCATCGCCTCCGAGGCGCTGATCATCGCCGGCGGGCCGCAGCTCAGGCTTACCGTGAGCATCGGCGCCGCGATGCACGACGGCCACCCCGACTACCAGCGCCTGGTCAATCGCGCCGACGACGCGATGTATCGCGCCAAGCAGGGCGGGCGCAACCGCTGCGAGTTCGACCTCGGCGACGCCCCCGCCGGACGCTGA
- a CDS encoding BON domain-containing protein — protein MKHTAATLALSGLLAFTAVGCAVTRDQSTVGEYVDDATITTRVKAKFAEDPTVSAMAISVETLKGTVQLSGFAKSTAERNRAVDIARSTPGVKAVKNDIAIRP, from the coding sequence ATGAAACACACCGCCGCCACCCTCGCCCTGTCCGGCCTGCTCGCCTTCACCGCAGTCGGCTGCGCCGTCACCCGCGACCAATCGACCGTCGGCGAATACGTCGATGACGCGACCATCACCACGCGGGTGAAAGCCAAGTTCGCCGAAGACCCGACCGTGAGCGCGATGGCGATCAGCGTGGAGACGCTGAAGGGCACGGTGCAGCTGTCCGGCTTCGCCAAGAGCACCGCCGAGCGCAATCGCGCGGTCGACATCGCCCGCAGCACGCCGGGCGTGAAGGCGGTGAAGAACGACATCGCGATCCGGCCCTGA
- a CDS encoding response regulator, which yields MTAPLRSESAAPGLRVVLIEDSAMLRGMLREMLEELDGVAVVAEAEDEQGALAALETQCPDLAIVDLELRAGSGLGVLRQLQAEPARFGRPRAVVFSNYGHAPVRARCAQLGVERFFDKSFQLDELIDFVQAAVAG from the coding sequence ATGACGGCGCCGCTTCGATCCGAATCCGCCGCGCCGGGGCTGCGCGTCGTGCTGATCGAGGACTCGGCGATGCTGCGTGGCATGCTCCGCGAGATGCTCGAGGAGCTCGACGGCGTCGCCGTGGTGGCCGAGGCCGAGGACGAGCAGGGCGCGCTCGCCGCGCTCGAGACCCAATGCCCCGACCTGGCGATCGTCGATCTCGAACTGCGCGCGGGCAGCGGCCTGGGCGTGCTGCGCCAGCTGCAGGCCGAGCCGGCGCGCTTCGGACGTCCGCGCGCGGTGGTGTTCTCCAACTACGGCCACGCGCCGGTGCGCGCGCGCTGCGCGCAGCTCGGCGTCGAGCGCTTCTTCGACAAATCCTTCCAGCTCGACGAGCTGATCGACTTCGTCCAGGCCGCGGTTGCGGGCTGA
- a CDS encoding DUF4810 domain-containing protein encodes MKRSSLSRLAAGVPLAATLLLTGCATGPGPLYYWGDYQPALYGHFTKETGPQEQIASLEAGLEKARAAGKPVPPGYNAHLGLLYAEGEQTDQMLKYFEAEKALYPESASYMDFLLAKFKRAQ; translated from the coding sequence ATGAAGCGTTCCTCCCTTTCACGGCTGGCGGCCGGCGTGCCGCTCGCCGCCACTTTGCTGCTCACCGGCTGCGCCACCGGGCCCGGGCCGCTCTACTACTGGGGCGACTACCAGCCGGCGCTCTACGGGCACTTCACCAAGGAGACCGGGCCGCAGGAGCAGATCGCCAGCCTGGAAGCCGGCCTGGAGAAGGCGCGTGCCGCCGGCAAGCCGGTGCCGCCCGGATACAACGCCCACCTCGGCCTGCTCTACGCCGAGGGCGAGCAGACCGACCAGATGCTGAAGTACTTCGAGGCCGAGAAGGCGCTCTACCCCGAGAGCGCGTCCTACATGGACTTCCTGCTGGCCAAGTTCAAGCGCGCGCAATGA
- a CDS encoding DUF1328 domain-containing protein, which translates to MLHYAVVFFVIALIAAVLGFGGIAAGAAEIAKVLFVVFLVMAIASFIINLIKGR; encoded by the coding sequence ATGCTGCACTACGCCGTCGTCTTCTTCGTCATCGCCCTCATCGCCGCCGTGCTCGGTTTCGGCGGCATCGCCGCCGGCGCCGCCGAGATCGCCAAGGTGCTGTTCGTCGTCTTCCTGGTGATGGCGATCGCCAGCTTCATCATCAACCTCATCAAGGGGCGATGA